From Eriocheir sinensis breed Jianghai 21 chromosome 35, ASM2467909v1, whole genome shotgun sequence:
TTTGTGACGGAAATggggtacaaaatcgtgcaattcactacatctatcaccagaaaaacatgaaccacatcagaaaatcgttggttgggtgaaacggtaaattgtccGAAGTAAATATACATCCAACAGGGAAAGCAGTGTTGAGTGGCGAGTGTGCAGGTGCGGTGTCCTGCAGAACCTGGGTTCAGGCCCCACTTCAAGCTGACAGTCATTGAATAGCCTAAGATCACCCACCTGCTGTCCTAAAGCCACCTATTAACCAGGACTCTAGATAAACTtcctaaagaggatcaaagatgagctctggggggcaccATGAAGCAATCAAGATGGCATCACTCTAAAATCACTTGCCTGTGCCATTATgagctgaggtcaaccagcatcAAGAAATTCTAGACATATGCATGTAAACTgtattgattttatttttgtaCCAGGGGTTACAGACAGTTCAGGATGGCGAATGAGGATGGAGTCACATTACTCTTTGAACAACATTCGGTGGCACAAGTTCAAGAGATTTTAAACAAGACTCGTGGTGACATCGAGTGCAAGAAAGAAGATTTACGTGTTATGGTCGGGTGAGTGTCtgtgttttgcttttcttttggTTAATATTTAGAAGAAAGACATATTAGTTATTGCTATATGAGATATTAATCATTCAAGTGCCTTGGTTCAAATCCTGGCCAAGGCAGTCATCCTGCAGCCCTCCCAGCTGCTCATCTTCCCTTTTGAGCTTGTCAATGAATAGGTATCTGTGGAAACCTGGGGAAAATTAGGGTAAGGTAACCAGTAGGGTACATaaaaaatttacctttttttctgacCTGTACCGCTATACTATTTATTAATAAACTACAtcaattattgttattgtttgtaAATAAAGTACAAGCATTTTTCtcataatttgttttttttttgtaataataagaaaaaaaaaaatgtattatggTGTATAAACCGTTTTGTACGCTTAGGCTACCATTGGGGTATTCACCCCTTGTCCAGTAGGTACTCATTAATTTATAACTAAAAACTACAACAGCTAGAAGAGtctcctttttatctatttattctttttcactttatttattgttatggttttagttatttcattattGTGATGTATAAaggatgaatgtaaaaaaaaaaaaaaggttaaaaaaaattaaattctcAAAAATACTTTATTCCCCTCTAtcttaataaaaatataaatattgatTGATTTGGTTAAAAACATTTTATGGttactaaaaaaataatataacatttttaaaaatgaaaaaataaatataatactgCATAAAAGGCCTTTCGTCATACCACAAACGTACGCCCATAAAACGCTGGCCTGTTTAAGCAAAACTCCAAATTTAAAAATAAAAACTTAATATAAAATATAATCTAATTCATAAAATGTCTCTATATTGGTAATAAATATTATGGTAGTTAGTTTTGTAGATGTTATTAGTTTTGTATTAAAGATTGAATATTGTTTTATTGTGCAATTCTGTGATTATTTAAGCAAACCCAGTTTTATTATTACACTTTTATTCTAATAATTCTAAGTAATTATTATGAAATTTCtttgaaaaataaggaagatgtGATTTCATAGTCATTTTAAAACTAACGTTGTTATGAATTTTTTCCCGAAAAATCAATTATTCCTGACGGCCACTTTTAATTTCCGCCTGTGTCCGCGCAAATTGTCTATATTGCTTGTGTAGTATTCTGGTAAATAAAAGATGATTTAATGTTATAATATAATTTAGTAAGAAATTGCACAATAATAAGTTATTATAATGTGAATCAAGATTAATAAATTCTCGCCTTCATTTCTTCGCCGGTGGGGCATTTTGCTCTTTTTACCACCTTCATATCCAATTGATCTTTACATCGTCCAAGCCTGTTATCACCTTGCACCTTCACTAAAAACACTAAAGAAGTTGAACTAGAAATGTAAGGCAAAACTATAGGGTGTAAAAATACGTCTAAAAAACTTCATTCTTccacacaaagaaaagaaaagaattatcGTCTTAAAGAAAGAATCCATTTCCTAAAAAGAAATAGTAAATCTTAAAAgtgcataaaaaaataattcaagTTGAAAGTAATCTAAAAATAAAACTTTACTTTAATTGGATAATGTTAAGGACTTCCCTTCAAGATGTTTTTTAATTTCTAATAAATGTAtattgtaaaggaaaaaaaatagatttagTGAAATAACATATATAAGTTTACAAACAAGATAAGAATAGTATATTGTTTTAAATTTGAAGTGGGGtaagtatttcttttttttttttgtcactgtgttttcatttgtattttttttttttgttttttttgtgttctaaattagattttttttacttttttttctgggttcttttttttatttgtttttcttcttcttttctgttgtgTAAATTGTAAGTTATTTATGCATAATCAAGTTATATTTTATTGttgaaaaaggaagtaaaagttgAAAAGGAGAGTTGACTTGTAGAGTACGCGCACCCAGTTGAGTTGTAGATGCATGGTCTGCGGCACACAACACAGCAAGTTTAGACAGTTTTCTGCACTGTGTTCtaaggagacagagaaaagggACAGTGCTTCTTGTTCTCATATGCCTTAGAGCAGGTTATAATGCATACTTCATCTCATCTTACTGAGAGAAAAATTGAGGTACTACGGTCTTGTCTTGTTTTCGGatatacatgttaaaaaaaaCACACTTTTCTTTTAAGTACTGGAGTATTGTACTGCCATAAAAACCAAAGTTTAAAGGTTGAAGTTTACCTGCAAaaaggacaaaacaaaaaaaaaaaaaaaaaaacctgggcagacaacaaaaacagaaaaaactaaAGCTAATTGTGGTAGCAAATCAGTGGGCCAGAGTTCAAATACCAGCCAGGGCAGTTGGCACTTAGttcacccagctattcatcctcaCTTTAAGGCGGGTCGACAAATGTTTACATGGGGAAACTTTGTGAAGGGAAAATGCAGTAACCAAATGTCATTCTCACTGTATctcagggtaatgggttctcacccatcatatgctcaagggccaatgtaatGGAGATGAGCATCAAGGCCATGCACAGCTATTgcatatgccctcaactttacatTTACCTTTTCCTGGCCAGTATTATTTCTGCAGCATGATTCATGTTTTCTTGAGTCACAATCTTTATAGTTATTCCTAAAAAATAGGATTGAGTTTTGTATACAATAtaaggatttatttatttatttatttgtttattttttttttatttattcattttattttatttctactgTTTGTAGAAATACAGAATTTTAACTTCAGTAGGGGTTAGGGGTCAACTTTTACCTGAGATGGACTGGTCTGTTATAAGAGTATATGTGGTACTTATAATTGACATCTTTGAATGGAACTGTCTAAGATTTTCACACTGACTATTGAATACATGATGCTATTTCACTCTTtctagagagagatatagagactTAATAGAAGCTGCCGACACCATCGCTGAAATGCAAAACAGTGCCGAGGCAATTTGTAACAACATCAAGACAATGGAGGGTCTGTGTGAGAGCCTCCAACAGCGGGGCCTCATTGGTTTCAAGACTCAAGGCAACCATGCTAATGGAATAGAAAGGTGAGCATCTCTTTCAGCAAGTGTTTTGGTGACAGCTTCCACAATCACCAGCACTGTTTAGGTGCACTCCTTTCACCTACttattttttgtatgtacttTTTCTATATGCTTCAGGGCAAAATAAaacatcatttttattattattgttattattattattattattattattattattattattattattattcagtgatgggcaccgctaaccgaaaagttagctttgccCACTGGTACTCCACTAACTTAAAAGTTAGCTTCACTCATGCTAAACCACTAAActtataaagaaattagtggaagctaacgctaaccgctcacttttttatatggatttagcttcagtTTAGTGTAAAAGCCTTTAAAACAGACCTattgacctgaaatttcaatatgttgttgCTTAAAGTAAGCAGAGGAGGAACTACGTTTAGCGAAAGCTAATTGGtctgctaactgtttccaaagttagcgaaaacacTAACCAGCTAACGAAAaaattagcttcgctaattagtggTTAGCAGATTAGCGGAACCATGCCCACCacggttgttattattattattattattattattattattgttgttattgctattatttttactagtattataattattagtagtagtacatagtagtatTAAGACAATTGATTCCCTATGCTGACATCATGGTACCCTACAAAAATTAAAGTAATTTTGAGTAGGACAAGTAGAGTAGGTACTTAATCAGTGACCCCTATTTCCCACAGAATATGGAAGCTCCAGTGCTCCTTCAGTAGAGAAGGTTGAATATTTTGAGTGGGAATCCCATGATTACAATTTCTTACCTTAAAAAAGTCTGGCCACTAAAGTCCTTGACTGCCTAGGGTCCATGAAGATTAGTGAGTTTAAAATTAGAGTCAGCAAGATTTTGACACTTTCTTTTAATGAAAGAGTTTTAGAtaagtcaaagaatagatttggctaATGGCAGAGGCCAATTTACTTCACACAGTGGCTACAAGAGAAATATGTCTTAGGTATGCTATGTAAAATTTGATTATAGTGAATGAGGAATGATTTGTGAATGCTATTGCAGCCCAATCTATTGGGTTATTTTTGGCCTCTGCTGCAactccttatttatttatatttatttatttatttatttttgttattattattattattttttcgggGGGCACTGTGCCAATAcaaggtaaaagaaaaatatagtagTTATTTAACCCAAAACAAACAAAGGGAGTTGGGATCATTATTGATACTTTATACTTTTTATTTTCAAGGACAAAACAAACTACTGGTTTCACATATAAAGGAAGGCTGAGACAAAAGATAATGCTGTAATGTGAAGGGGGCTACGATGGCAGAGAAAGAAGCCAATGAGGCAGCTTGAATATTTATCATTTTACCAAAGGAATTATAGCTGAAATTTGCATACTCCTAAAACTTACTTAGGGTTGGAAAAACCCATTTTGAAACTTGGATAATTTAATGGGGGGAAAGGGACTAAGCAATTGTTTATTTGTGAATGTTTGTGTTTTCAGAAAGAGTGCATCAGGAGGCCATTACTCATTGGCTGTACAGGTGAAGGTATTGGTAGGGGTGCCAGAGGCTTTGTGGGGTCTCACTGAATATGGCCAATATTTGCCAGCCAGTCAACTCTTACTGCTggcccaccacacccacacagcctTGCAGCTTTGTCCTACTGCAGCCCAGGTACATTTCTTAACATTCTGGCTGCCCTGTTCATCTGCATGCCTTTTTTTTCCGGCACTACACTTGTTCTTTATCTTCAGTTTTACCAATTGATCAGGAGTGTATGAGTGAGGGTAACATAATCCACCAAGCACTGTACTTTGTCATACTTTCTCTTCATAGGCTTGGCATTTAGAGTGGAGTTGATGTCACTGTAGATGAGGaggacatttatttatttatttaaaagaAATTGGTTTAGTGAAGTAGAATTTTAATGTAATTGTTTCCCCACTACAGGTCTACTCATGGTTCCCTGTCATTGAACGACAGTGGATGAGCATCACACAGTTCCGCCCCACAATAGTGAGGGGATGTTCCTCACTCATCAGTTCAGAAGTCCAAGACACCCAAGTATGTCTGAACATCAAAGTTTTAATTAAAGTATTTATGATTCTAATTTTTTTGAAGAATGAGCTGGAATGGTCATATTGAAAATATAAGAGTGATAAAAATTACATTTGACAGAGAAGTTGCCAGTGAAGGCATATGGGGATGAACCCAAAAAAGGTGACTAGACAGCTTTCTCAGCTTCAATGATATTGTAGTAATGAATTTTCTGGTGCTGGTCATGGGGAATAgaaaagtggtggtggttttgtggtAAAAATATTTCTCTCACTTTCAAAAGGCAGTGCTGGATGCCCTGGTGTCAGTGATGTTGGTGGAGGGGTGTGGGTGGGCCGAGGCATTGTCGCGAGTGCTGGACCTGCGTCGCATGGCACTAATGGAAGCAATTGCACCAACACCATCAGCTACAGCAAAGACACAGATTGCAAACTTCACCAAGCTCTTCATGGGAACATTGGATATTGTGTATGCAATATTTGTTGGTAAGTTGTACACATTTTGTTCAATGTTAAAGTAATCGATTGATGAATTAATTTTTATTTGTTAAAGTATATGACTGTACATAATTATATACAATTTACTAGGGTTAACAAATCAATGGAAGATGAATTGGTTATTTTGATGTATGCAACAGAAGAAAGCAATGGGAGCAGCTTGCTGGAGAGGCGTCTGCAGGAGGTGGTGCAGGGGGAGGGGGACAATGCACCGCCTGTCTCCCTCCTTCAAGAATCTtcactcactctttcattccttccacaGTCTATAAGGAACTTCAGGTAATTGTAGTTAATAGGAAATATTTTATACAGTAATGAAATAGTCCTTCCATGATGTGTCAATATAAACAATTTAAACTAAATATGGTCAAGAAATAATGAGTTTTTAGTATTAGATATGTGACACTAATATTTTTTGCTTAGGCCCTCCATCCAAGGAAGCACCAAATCCCTTGGAAATGACTTCATTAAGCAGGAGGTGAGCTGCTGGTTGAATGCTGTGTTAAATGAAGCCTCTCAAACCCTGGCCACACTGCTCTGTGAGTGTTGCTTCAGATCTGTTGGGTGATATTTTCAATGAGGGAGGGATATTCCTTGTTTATTGTCAGATTTTTATCTTCCAGTGGATGATGTTAATTGCAGAGATGAGTTTGCTTTTATTCTTAATCCCTCATGATATGGAATTATATTGTGGGTGTCATGCATGGTTACTTTGAAATGAAATAAGTATCAGAAGTTTATGATTATGCTGTTCATAACTTCTTCCCTCCCGACAAAGCTTTCACCACCAGTGTGAAGGCCTTGGCCATGATCAGGTCCAGCGTGTGGGAAATCTTTCAGGACAGCCTTGATAGTGGAAAGTGGATGAAGGTGAGACAAAAGTAAGAGTTTCATGTGCATGTGTTGTAATGGAGGTGTAGTAGGGTATGATCACACATTGTTGGGAAGAAACCACACCTTTGTCTCATACTACCGCTGATGCATCATTCATCAGACATGTGACGTACATTTCAGGACCAGTCTTTTTATGCTTTTACCTCTAGAGAGTACCTGAATCAGAAGAATTCATGACTCATGTAATGTATGGCTATAGTCAATCAATCTAAGCTATAAGGAATGGGAAGACTGTTTGTCATGTTTACAATAACTCTGGGGCACATCTTGTAGGTGGGCTAAGTGAAATGTATGCAGtgtatgttattttattatcAATGATGGCCTATTAGTCTTCATAGACAAGCATGTCATAGTTCTTATTTTCAGGTAACTGATGTCTTGTATGGTGGTCCACTAGATCCATGGAATTCAATTGTGCGCAGTCAGGTGACTGAGAGAGCTCGTCAAGTTGTCTCATCACAGCTTGAAGGTGCAAAGGAGGCCACTATGCAGATGGTGGACAAACTGGCTGCAGATATTACCACTGACCCAAAGTGAGTCTTGGTCTCATCTGTTGTGGCTCTAATATCTTCAGTTACTTTCCTAGTTCTGGCCATTCTCTGCTCTTTCCATTTGGTTCCTTGATGCTTGATTCCTCCATCACTAAACGGCTCCACTATTTcaagttattattttttcattctttgtgcaaaatacaaagaaaaatgaaggctAGTATACTTTATGTATCTATCTCCAACATCCTGTTCCCTCAAGGGGTAGCCATGTCTGAAGCGCCTCCAACTTGATCTGTTCCAAcattccctctcagcacactcagtccCTCACCTACCAACTCTCTTACTTCAATACTTGTCCATTCTATTGATCTCTTTCACTGATGATCTCTCCCTAACGCCCTTTCCCTCAATTTCAGAGTACCACATTCAACCACTCAACAGTTCACTCCCTTTGATGTTGCACCATTACTAAACCTCCCATACATGCTTTCATTACTTTTGCCATTCTAACATGACACACTTGGCTTGTATAATGAAATTCACTTTAAATCTCTAGAACATGTTCTGAGGAAGGAGACATCAGCGGATACGTATGGAGTGAGAACAGTGGAGACCTGCCAGAACAAGTAGGATGGACTTCAGCAGCTACTCGCTCAGTGGCACAGGCTGGAGGTGAGTCTGTGCTAGGTTACTTAAATGCCAGTGGTGGTGCAACAATGattaattaatattttcatcACCTGTGGCACAATTAAACCAGTtttaaagaaaaacaataacatggAAAACACCTCAGTCAGAGAAAGAATAATTGCCCACTGCAGTAGGCTGTGATTCATGACAATATCAATATGATGATCTGAATTAATTTTTTTGGAAAGCACTTTTCTCGTATATAGTTGGCAGCCTTAACTgaatttatttttagtttttccaACACTTGAGAAGAAAACCATGTATGTTTGAAattttatttttggtatttttcagAGAAATTCTGAAGTAATTCATACCCCTTTTTTTCAGGACTGTACCACAAAACCCGAGGCTTCACTACACGTATCCAGAACATTTGTCATGCACTCAACTCAAGACTAACCTCACTTCTTCAAGATGTTGGCCACTTCAGTTATGGTACGACCTCTCAGTGTGTCATGCACAATAAATGTGACTCCAAAATCTGCATACAATAGTTAATTAGCCAAGTTCAGTCagtcttcttttttgttattcatttttaTAATTAATCCTGTAAAACCTTTGGTGTGTTGGGCTGCAAGTCATGCCATTCCTATTGTTAACTCTTGATCAACAGAACCAGTCAAGACAGACCTCGGCACAGGTTTGGGCAGCAGTTCCCTGGACAATGAAAAATGCACAATGGAAGATTATACTTCTTTGCTTAATTACCTGCAGGATGCAAGTTGCTCTTCCTTTATGCAGTAAGTTTTATTAATCCTTTTCATTTCTTGCTCAGACAAAATTATAGttattattccttattttatAAAACAATGAAGTGCAGTTACAGACCACAGAAAAGTATTTACAGTAAAAGATCTTTAATCCAAATAGCAGTGAACTTCACAGTGTAGCAGTCAATCAATAGCCTCATTGGTTATGATTACTTCCTATGATTTGTGATAGAGTATTTCTTTAGAACTAATAGTTATGCAGCATCATTGCAATGACTTAGGCAAAAATGATCAAGCATACAAtgatatgcattattttattggtaataaATGCCTGgtcgtgtatttatttatttttttattttatttatttttttattttattttctattattatttaatttattttcattaaaaatagaTGCAGTTTTTAGTTGAATGAACTTTGCACAGGCTTGTGACAGAGCTGGAGGAGCTTGCCCAAAAGCATCTGTGTGGTACTCCTGTCCCTAACACATCTGAGGGCTGGGAGGAGGAGCCACAGAGTGCTGCCCCTGCTGCAGCATGCacagtgttagtggtggtgggccGCATCTGCCAGGCTCTTCCCAGCTTATGTTCTCACCTACAAATCTGTGCCTCAGCTTCAAGTATGTCTACTGGTTTAATCAGAGTAAGTGGAGAGTTAGTTGAAAGTTTTTATGAAATTATGATCTTCTGACATAAATAACATCTGCAAGACAGTGTAGTAGTGTAATTCCAGCTAGTGGTTGCCCAGTCTACACATATTTTTGTTTGGGTAATAGGACAAGATGCAATTGCAAGGTACTGCCATACTGCTCAGCCACACCATACTTGTGCCATCACATGAAAAATTAAAATAGGGACACAAAAATGGAATTAAGAGAACAGAATACATGGCAGAAACCATACATGTCCGTTTCCTTCAAGGGAAGCAAGTGAAATAAAACTATAGCGAGGTAAAATATCATCCTGAAACAAGTGAATGAGTCCCATTAGTTAGTCTCAGATCTCAAACaccttaacttttttctttataattaagAATAGctaggatgggatggagaaagtaatgaaggtgtgtgtgagaggtttggtatgggtgtgacagtcAAGGGAGTCGATTGTGGAGTGGTCAAATGAGTGAAGCTTGTTACCTGAGATAGTTTGGATACATGATTAGAACGAATGCAGATGACTGTGAAGAGAGtgcatgagggaaggattgagggaggggtcAGAGGAaaaccacctgtgaagtggattaATAGGGCGAGCAAGTATTGGAacaagagagttggaagtagctgGATTAAGTGTGCTGAGggagagtgccagaacagggagaaatggagacacttctgccgctgCCACCCCTTGGAGGGAAGTTCCCGTAAGGGAGTAGGGCAtcagagatatagagagataagagagaataagaataaccCAGCCTGAGCCAACACAAAATTTTAATACTTTTTAGTACTAGAGTTGATACATCTCACAAGGAAAAAGCTTGGTTTGATCTGTCCATTTCACATTCCTATCACATATTTATGGCCACTCACCACTGGTGAAAACTTAAAGATTATTGAGCTGAGTTAAGCAGTGTTTCAAGAACCTAAATAATATTTAGGTTCTTGAAACATTGCTTTCAACCATGCCTTTTTTAATGTGTTATAATTGACCTGAATGATTGTATGAGAATGAATATAATTGAAAGAAAGGAGTTATTGATATTCAGATTAGCACACAAAAAACTCAACCATTATTCTGCCTTGTTAGTGCTATACATATAAAGAAAAATTTGCAAGCAAGTTGGCTGGCATAAAATCAGTGATTATAGTCATCTGGGGCTCCACCTTTACCCATGTGGCCACCACCCACCTCAATATGTTATCCATACATTCACCTGCCCCACTTCCTTTCtaacatcttcctttttttatttttttttattttttttttcgtcatacATTTCTTCTTGCCAGTATTTTGCCCCAGTGGCAggacatcttcattcttttacagGTTTTCATGCTTCAGCAGATTTATGAAGACTAGAAATTTTCAGTTAGTATGAATCCAGTATGATTTGGTATAAAAGGGAGATATTCATCAAATTTGAGTTTGTTAATTTGATAATTAGATATGAATTATAAAGTTTAAATATGCCAGTTCTACTTAGGAGACATATATATGTGGAACCAAATTTGATTTTGACAGCGGATCACCACAAGCTCAAAGCAGGAAACTGAATCATGGACTAAAGTTCGTTCAGCACTCCAGGAAGCTGGTAATCGTCTGTTTGGGCTTTTCTTAAAGTCCCTAACTTCAACGCTCCACAATGAGGTGAaggcctccctctcctctcaagCTTCATCAGATGTTGCTGCTTCTCTGTCAGCTTTCTCAGTAAGATATTTACCTTGCCTTGGTGTTGACTCTTGTTTCTGTGGATATTTATAATGCAGCTTCATCTAGTGCAGAAGCTATACAAATAGTAACCTAATTATAATGTTTTACTGTACACAATTATAATGTTTTACTGTACACAATTATAATGTTTTACTGTACACAACTTACTCAGTTTTCATATAATTTATAATACTTCAAAGGCTACAAGATTGAAACTATTCAACTGGAAGTTTTATTATTAATTGATTAAGTAAGCTCAACATTATTTAAGGATCTTGATAAAAGGAAAGTTCTCACAGTCCTGTTCACTGTTGTCATCTGCAGACATGGGAAGTTGTTGAcattgaggaagaaggggaaggtggcAAAGTGATAAAGTCATCCATCCATGTGCCAGCCCACCCAACACCCAGCCTTACCCAGAGCTTGGCTCACCTCTGCTCTTCAGCAAACTGTGTTGCAGTGCACACCATCtccaggtgaaaaaaaaaaatgttaaccaAACAAAGGCTATTGGTCATATTCATTGGACTGCTTGTAATTTCTATTGTCATTTTTTATTGGGAACATTTTCATTAATTCTGAGACAAGGAAATTAACCCTCTCATGCACCATAAGTTTCaaaatgttttcttttctgtacCTATTTGTAAAATCCCTGCTCTGGGTGGCTCCAGGCAGTTTTTCCCCACAACAAATATTTTGATTCTCGGTCAATTTTCACCCCCAAAGGCTGCACTCTTCCTTATAAATAATATATCAGTGTCTTCattattagttgtagttttacatgaCATAATAAAAAGTTACTTATTCTCAACCAGAAAatgatgccattgacatgaatatAAATATTTCAAAGTAAAATTTCTGTTTCCTTTCGTGCTATTGATGTGAAGGTGTGGGCCCTAAATATATAAACACGCCATTGGTTTGAAGGTGTGCAAGAGGGCTAAGAATATAAGTTTCCATGAAACACTAATCAGAATTATCACAAGACCTCTAGACTCCCTGCCTTTAATATGTAAGAAATGGGGTCACCTATTATGCTGATGACTAACTTTCAATAAGTAGCTTTCATTAACAAATACTCTGCAATTACTGTTTCAGAAATGCTCAAAGTGAGCTAGTAGGAGGGGCCTGTGAAGCAGTGATTTCTGCATATGAGCATTTCCTGGAGGATTCAGAAGCTATAAACCAGACTTCTGCCCTTCAGCTTATATTTGATCTCCGCTTTGTGCAGACATTATTGTTACTGCGTGAGAGTAAGGTAAGCATTTTTCACATGCCCTCTAGTTATTGCTTTCAATATACATGTACATTGTTTACCCTTATACTTGGCATAAGTGTAATAGCAGTGAAGGTTACAACTTGATCTGCTAGTGTGACGTCCAAGCCTCAGCTATGGCTGTACCCCTCCAGGAGGCATGAGAGATGTGCAAGgggctgtttttatttttttattttttttttatttttttacctattttgtcATATGATATTAAAACATGAAACATCACACTTATATAAGTTTAATAGCATACTTAACCTAATTATACAGTAATTATTTACCTGATTAAAAAAATGTAACATGGACTgtgtactaggcagagttgtggaccagagtcgtTGTCGACCTTGTTATGACCTTGTGTTTGCCTTGATTTTACCAATAATGCAACAATCCTTGCTAAGTCACTAGAGGTTCTGGTGATAGATCTCAAGGCATTGCACAAGGAGGTGAAACCCTTGGGattccaggtctcctgggccaagaccaaggtatagATGTCTGGAGGCTTATTAGATGAAACAGCACGGTCTGTTCATGCATATGGTGAGGACATTGATATCTTcaaaaatttcacataccttggtagcataGTACAGGACAACAGTGAGTTGTCAAGAAGTCTTAGCAGATTGGCTTGGCCCATGGTGTTGtggactttatatatatatatatatatatatatatatatatatatatatatatatatatatatatatatatatatatata
This genomic window contains:
- the LOC127007338 gene encoding conserved oligomeric Golgi complex subunit 1-like isoform X1; translated protein: MANEDGVTLLFEQHSVAQVQEILNKTRGDIECKKEDLRVMVGERYRDLIEAADTIAEMQNSAEAICNNIKTMEGLCESLQQRGLIGFKTQGNHANGIERKSASGGHYSLAVQVKVLVGVPEALWGLTEYGQYLPASQLLLLAHHTHTALQLCPTAAQVYSWFPVIERQWMSITQFRPTIVRGCSSLISSEVQDTQAVLDALVSVMLVEGCGWAEALSRVLDLRRMALMEAIAPTPSATAKTQIANFTKLFMGTLDIVYAIFVEESNGSSLLERRLQEVVQGEGDNAPPVSLLQESSLTLSFLPQSIRNFRPSIQGSTKSLGNDFIKQEVSCWLNAVLNEASQTLATLLSFTTSVKALAMIRSSVWEIFQDSLDSGKWMKVTDVLYGGPLDPWNSIVRSQVTERARQVVSSQLEGAKEATMQMVDKLAADITTDPKTCSEEGDISGYVWSENSGDLPEQVGWTSAATRSVAQAGGLYHKTRGFTTRIQNICHALNSRLTSLLQDVGHFSYEPVKTDLGTGLGSSSLDNEKCTMEDYTSLLNYLQDASCSSFMQLVTELEELAQKHLCGTPVPNTSEGWEEEPQSAAPAAACTVLVVVGRICQALPSLCSHLQICASASSMSTGLIRRITTSSKQETESWTKVRSALQEAGNRLFGLFLKSLTSTLHNEVKASLSSQASSDVAASLSAFSTWEVVDIEEEGEGGKVIKSSIHVPAHPTPSLTQSLAHLCSSANCVAVHTISRNAQSELVGGACEAVISAYEHFLEDSEAINQTSALQLIFDLRFVQTLLLLRESKNLGTRLMSMVQALQQKVDPFDLDVFSPHISARVKLAAQRSQVFLGAIVPRDRQVIAGRTPASSTSSVSHNNALPVVVAVEIPRFSNVPLPISSSKPSIPSSISAPSLALPTTSPERPTAKQGSSKVQSSPSTARREMSSAALSASRSAASLFSAMSSSWFGSSSS
- the LOC127007338 gene encoding conserved oligomeric Golgi complex subunit 1-like isoform X2; translated protein: MANEDGVTLLFEQHSVAQVQEILNKTRGDIECKKEDLRVMVGERYRDLIEAADTIAEMQNSAEAICNNIKTMEGLCESLQQRGLIGFKTQGNHANGIERKSASGGHYSLAVQVKVLVGVPEALWGLTEYGQYLPASQLLLLAHHTHTALQLCPTAAQVYSWFPVIERQWMSITQFRPTIVRGCSSLISSEVQDTQAVLDALVSVMLVEGCGWAEALSRVLDLRRMALMEAIAPTPSATAKTQIANFTKLFMGTLDIVYAIFVEESNGSSLLERRLQEVVQGEGDNAPPVSLLQESSLTLSFLPQSIRNFRPSIQGSTKSLGNDFIKQEVSCWLNAVLNEASQTLATLLSFTTSVKALAMIRSSVWEIFQDSLDSGKWMKVTDVLYGGPLDPWNSIVRSQVTERARQVVSSQLEGAKEATMQMVDKLAADITTDPKTCSEEGDISGYVWSENSGDLPEQVGWTSAATRSVAQAGGLYHKTRGFTTRIQNICHALNSRLTSLLQDVGHFSYEPVKTDLGTGLGSSSLDNEKCTMEDYTSLLNYLQDASCSSFMQLVTELEELAQKHLCGTPVPNTSEGWEEEPQSAAPAAACTVLVVVGRICQALPSLCSHLQICASASSMSTGLIRRITTSSKQETESWTKVRSALQEAGNRLFGLFLKSLTSTLHNEVKASLSSQASSDVAASLSAFSTWEVVDIEEEGEGGKVIKSSIHVPAHPTPSLTQSLAHLCSSANCVAVHTISRNAQSELVGGACEAVISAYEHFLEDSEAINQTSALQLIFDLRFVQTLLLLRESKNLGTRLMSMVQALQQKVDPFDLDVFSPHISARVKLAAQRSQVFLGAIVPRDRQVIAGRTPASSTSSVSHNNALPVVVAVEIPRFSNVPLPISSSKPSIPSSISAPSLALPTTSPERPTAKQGSSKL